One window from the genome of Jiangella alba encodes:
- a CDS encoding TetR/AcrR family transcriptional regulator, protein MSRTRPGERPTQADRRARSRDALLEAAARGLSRYGYGHLSLERVARDAGYTRGALYHQFRDKQELTLAVIDWGIGTWQQEVGPLIERETEPVAALLTLARGHAVYCRRDIARMAIALRLEFSGQDHPVGREIERGYEALVCLCEGLIQDGRRAGAIPAGVPSRTLALAFVGALEGTVIALAGHDPHDETLAARAVGGVLGLDSAPIARRTDP, encoded by the coding sequence GTGAGCCGGACCCGGCCGGGCGAGCGGCCCACGCAGGCCGATCGCCGGGCGCGTAGCCGCGACGCGCTGCTGGAGGCGGCCGCGCGGGGGCTGTCGCGCTACGGGTACGGGCACCTCTCGCTGGAACGCGTCGCCCGCGACGCCGGGTACACGCGCGGCGCCCTCTATCACCAGTTCCGCGACAAGCAGGAACTCACGCTCGCGGTCATCGACTGGGGGATCGGGACGTGGCAGCAGGAGGTCGGCCCGCTGATCGAGCGGGAGACCGAGCCGGTGGCCGCGTTGCTGACGCTGGCCCGCGGGCACGCCGTGTACTGCCGCCGCGACATCGCGCGGATGGCGATCGCGCTGCGGCTGGAGTTCAGCGGCCAGGACCATCCGGTCGGGCGTGAGATCGAACGCGGCTACGAGGCGCTCGTCTGCCTCTGCGAAGGGCTCATCCAGGACGGACGGCGGGCCGGCGCGATCCCGGCCGGTGTGCCGTCGCGGACCCTGGCGCTGGCGTTCGTCGGCGCGCTCGAAGGGACGGTCATCGCGCTGGCCGGCCACGACCCGCACGACGAGACGCTCGCGGCGCGCGCCGTCGGTGGCGTGCTCGGACTCGACTCGGCACCGATCGCACGGAGGACCGACCCATGA
- a CDS encoding nitrite/sulfite reductase: protein MSPTQTPAPKRPKGQGQWALGHLEPLNPNERIKKDDDGLNVRKRIETIYSKRGFASIDPQDLRGRFRWWGLYTQRRPGIPGGKTAVLEPYELDDEYFMLRVRIDGGALSLEQLRTVAEISTTYARDTADVTDRQNIQLHWIRVEDVPVIWEKLEAVGLSTTEACGDVPRVILGSPVAGISAAEVLDPTWAVDEIQRRYIGSAEFSNLPRKFKSALSGLPDIVHEANDIAFVGVNHPEHGPGLDLWVGGGLSTNPKLAVRLGAWVPLEEAPEVWAGVTGIFRDYGYRRLRHRARLKFLVDDWGPEKFREVLESDEYLGRKLIDGPPPPPHVEPIDHVGVHEQKDGRFYVGVAPLVGRVSGTMLSKLADVVEAHGSGRLRTTPHQKLVILDVDADQVESLVTALDAIGLQARPSVFRRSTMACTGLEYCKLAIVETKQLAVDTIAQLEQRLADLTDQLDVPISLHLNGCPNSCARIQVADIGLKGQIVKGEEGFQVHLGGGLGLDAGFGRKLRGLKVTTAELPEYVERVVRRFIDQRTDGERFAQWVARADEEALQ, encoded by the coding sequence ATGTCGCCTACGCAGACGCCGGCCCCCAAGCGCCCCAAGGGCCAGGGGCAGTGGGCCCTCGGCCACCTGGAGCCGCTGAACCCGAACGAGCGGATCAAGAAGGACGATGACGGCCTCAACGTCCGCAAGCGGATCGAGACCATCTACAGCAAGCGCGGGTTCGCCAGCATCGACCCGCAGGACCTGCGCGGCCGGTTCCGCTGGTGGGGCCTGTACACGCAGCGCCGCCCCGGCATCCCCGGCGGGAAGACGGCGGTGCTGGAGCCGTATGAGCTTGACGACGAGTACTTCATGCTGCGGGTGCGCATCGACGGCGGTGCGCTCAGCCTGGAGCAGCTGCGCACGGTCGCCGAGATCTCCACGACGTACGCGCGCGACACCGCCGACGTCACCGACCGGCAGAACATCCAGCTGCACTGGATCCGGGTCGAGGACGTGCCGGTCATCTGGGAGAAGCTGGAGGCCGTCGGGCTCAGCACGACGGAGGCCTGCGGTGACGTGCCGCGGGTCATCCTGGGCTCCCCCGTCGCCGGCATCAGCGCCGCCGAGGTGCTGGACCCGACGTGGGCGGTCGACGAGATCCAGCGCCGCTACATCGGCTCGGCGGAGTTCTCGAACCTGCCGCGCAAGTTCAAGTCGGCGCTGAGCGGGCTGCCCGACATCGTCCACGAGGCCAACGACATCGCGTTCGTCGGCGTGAACCACCCCGAGCACGGCCCGGGCCTCGACCTCTGGGTCGGCGGCGGGCTGTCGACGAACCCGAAGCTGGCCGTCCGGCTCGGCGCGTGGGTGCCGCTGGAGGAGGCGCCGGAGGTCTGGGCCGGCGTCACCGGCATCTTCCGCGACTACGGCTACCGCCGGCTGCGGCACCGCGCGCGGCTGAAGTTCCTCGTCGACGACTGGGGCCCGGAGAAGTTCAGGGAGGTCCTCGAGAGCGACGAGTACCTCGGCCGCAAGCTCATCGACGGCCCGCCTCCCCCGCCGCACGTCGAACCGATCGACCACGTCGGCGTCCACGAGCAGAAGGACGGCCGGTTCTACGTCGGCGTCGCGCCGCTGGTCGGCCGGGTGTCCGGCACCATGCTGAGCAAGCTGGCCGACGTCGTCGAGGCGCACGGGTCGGGCCGGCTGCGCACGACGCCGCACCAGAAGCTCGTCATCCTCGACGTCGACGCCGACCAGGTCGAGTCGCTGGTGACGGCGCTCGACGCGATCGGGCTGCAGGCGCGGCCGAGCGTGTTCCGCCGCAGCACGATGGCCTGCACCGGCCTCGAGTACTGCAAGCTGGCCATCGTCGAGACGAAGCAGCTCGCCGTCGACACCATTGCCCAGCTGGAGCAGCGGCTGGCCGACCTCACCGACCAGCTGGACGTGCCGATCTCGCTGCACCTCAACGGCTGCCCGAACTCGTGCGCCCGCATCCAGGTCGCCGACATCGGGCTGAAGGGCCAGATCGTCAAGGGCGAGGAGGGCTTCCAGGTGCACCTCGGCGGCGGCCTCGGCCTCGACGCCGGCTTCGGCCGGAAGCTGCGCGGCCTGAAGGTGACGACCGCGGAGCTGCCCGAGTACGTGGAGCGCGTCGTCCGGCGCTTCATCGACCAGCGGACGGACGGCGAGCGCTTCGCCCAGTGGGTGGCGCGGGCCGACGAGGAGGCGCTCCAGTAA
- a CDS encoding phosphoadenylyl-sulfate reductase, with translation MTLCPTNSLEALALDAARNLEDAPAGEIVRWAHETFGDRFAITASMADGVLSHVASTAVPGIKVLFLDTGYHFAETIGTRDAIAATYDVEVETITHPLRVPEHEAEYGKLYEIDSDLCCAIRKVWPLDRALKPYDAWAGGVRRSESPTRANTPVVAWDPKRGKVKVNPLATWTDEQVDAYVEQHSILVNPLRELGFLSIGCEPCTRPVAEGEDARAGRWSGSSKTECGINI, from the coding sequence ATGACCCTCTGCCCGACGAACTCCCTCGAGGCGCTCGCGCTGGACGCGGCCCGGAACCTGGAGGACGCGCCGGCCGGCGAGATCGTCCGCTGGGCGCACGAGACCTTCGGCGACCGGTTCGCCATCACCGCCTCGATGGCCGACGGCGTGCTGTCGCACGTCGCGTCGACGGCGGTGCCGGGCATCAAGGTGCTGTTCCTCGACACCGGCTATCACTTCGCCGAGACCATCGGCACCCGCGACGCCATCGCGGCGACGTACGACGTCGAGGTCGAGACGATCACGCACCCGCTGCGCGTCCCGGAGCACGAGGCCGAGTACGGGAAGCTGTACGAGATCGACTCCGACCTGTGCTGCGCCATCCGCAAGGTGTGGCCGCTGGACCGCGCGCTCAAGCCGTACGACGCCTGGGCCGGCGGCGTGCGCCGCTCCGAGTCGCCCACCCGCGCCAACACGCCGGTCGTCGCCTGGGACCCCAAGCGCGGCAAGGTCAAGGTGAACCCGCTGGCCACCTGGACCGACGAGCAGGTCGACGCCTACGTCGAGCAGCACAGCATCCTGGTGAACCCGCTGCGCGAGCTGGGCTTCCTGTCCATCGGCTGCGAGCCGTGCACGCGCCCCGTCGCCGAGGGCGAGGACGCCCGCGCCGGCCGGTGGTCGGGCTCGTCGAAGACCGAGTGCGGGATCAACATCTGA